The proteins below come from a single Cylindrospermopsis raciborskii Cr2010 genomic window:
- the glf gene encoding UDP-galactopyranose mutase: MYDRMFDFLIVGAGFAGCTLANCIATQLDRKVLVIDTRHHIGGNAFDCYDNAGVLIHKYGAHIFHTNSKKIIDYLSQFTQWRVYQHQVLARVDGDLYPIPINLNTINKMYGLNLNNEEVADFYEQIKQKYDRIENSEQAVISKVGNDLYEKFFKNYTYKQWNLWPHQLDASVCARIPVRTNKDNRYFGDKYQLMPLHGYTKMFENMLAHPNIKIMLNTSFQDVEKWLKFDHLIYTGPIDQFFDYKFGQLPYRSLRFEFETHDVEYFQPVAVVNYPNDYDFTRIVESKHITGQKHPKTTIYYEYPQSEGDPYYPIPRPENRDLFEQYKTAADKLASVTFVGRLAQYQYYNMDQVVAAALTVFENRISQLSYYPLITGKISHGN; encoded by the coding sequence ATGTATGACAGAATGTTTGATTTTCTGATTGTTGGAGCTGGTTTTGCTGGTTGCACTCTAGCAAATTGTATAGCTACACAGCTGGATCGTAAAGTTTTGGTAATTGATACTCGTCATCATATTGGTGGTAATGCTTTTGATTGTTATGATAATGCGGGGGTATTAATTCATAAATATGGAGCGCATATTTTTCATACCAATAGTAAAAAAATCATTGATTACCTTTCCCAATTTACTCAATGGCGAGTTTATCAACATCAAGTTTTAGCCAGAGTTGATGGTGATTTATATCCAATTCCTATTAACTTAAATACAATCAACAAAATGTATGGTTTAAATCTTAATAATGAAGAAGTTGCAGATTTTTATGAACAAATTAAGCAAAAATATGACAGAATTGAAAATTCAGAACAAGCTGTAATCAGTAAGGTCGGAAATGATTTATATGAGAAGTTTTTTAAAAACTATACTTATAAACAATGGAATTTATGGCCTCACCAATTAGATGCTTCTGTGTGCGCTCGTATCCCCGTGAGAACAAATAAAGATAACCGTTATTTTGGCGATAAATATCAGTTAATGCCACTACATGGTTATACAAAAATGTTTGAAAATATGTTGGCACATCCCAATATTAAGATTATGCTCAATACAAGCTTTCAAGATGTGGAAAAGTGGTTAAAATTTGACCATTTAATTTATACAGGACCAATTGATCAGTTTTTCGATTACAAATTTGGTCAACTTCCCTATCGTTCCTTACGCTTTGAATTTGAAACTCACGATGTTGAATATTTTCAACCTGTTGCTGTTGTCAATTATCCCAATGATTATGACTTTACAAGAATAGTAGAATCTAAACATATCACGGGACAAAAACACCCGAAAACCACCATTTATTATGAATATCCCCAATCGGAGGGAGACCCATATTATCCCATACCTCGTCCAGAAAATCGTGATTTATTTGAACAATATAAAACTGCTGCAGATAAACTGGCATCAGTAACTTTTGTTGGTAGGTTAGCACAGTACCAATATTACAACATGGATCAGGTGGTTGCTGCTGCTCTCACAGTTTTTGAAAACCGCATTAGTCAACTTTCTTATTATCCTCTTATTACAGGTAAAATCTCTCATGGAAACTAG